In Cololabis saira isolate AMF1-May2022 chromosome 4, fColSai1.1, whole genome shotgun sequence, one DNA window encodes the following:
- the si:ch211-149e23.4 gene encoding uncharacterized protein si:ch211-149e23.4 isoform X1 codes for MGCSWLLLLGLVLNVSHCLEIEGSGAEQTFVISHNATALLGEDVYLSCRYQGDSQIHSGKWKRQTNSKSKLKRLAGFLNGKPFSNDDFSDPDSPTNLTVRMKVSSVEAEGEYICEFESEEEYFYESVFVTVLARPDIQVQVKEETISDTSYQSVSCSAVGGRPTAQISWLVGGLPPSDPPFTVNLSETPHSNGTSSLSSVLRFPTHLQDSDTVTCAVQHPTLPNPELTTVRVETYAKPNVTIKAEMVQQGGNDFWVVSCISSGGRPGTDVSLALNMTEELRRENDTNGDAQRLSVHLPATEYEGQSVTCVFKHPKFTHAESRGLTLPAFYLTTGRLQSEVGNGSDEFFELQEGETDIVIDLEVRGNVPRYNASCKKDDKPLPDGVELLGRNFTVRGPVEHQHAGLYQCDFSYHHLKATLRLNVTVKPQDLRPVPPTIGVELRSEDGRVVLECAAADAVPAASVTWLLPVGLSDDLWFSSTSYNGSHSVRGVLNLPACSPWELTAQCVINHPAFEEPENRSITLPLCARPNITVGASVAWRDGHKYTKLQCSAISVASAATISWHTENNDTISHMMETEVQAEGLVLTRSSVDLLSSAYAGQNLTCLVQHPSLDTPEIRTMNIPEQQPLQLSVSVVRQQDSSLWLAACDFSGEGVGENLTWVLPENAGGETSLRTEYVGHVMKVRLTYEFPLASHEGQDLTCVYRSEDGITERRTVHIPTYYISSLRILNHTTPLQSRYGDQLVMHRVAVQENRHNQKILLRVEGNVPEYSLDCRRWSDGSIVPMDGAAMILQTDVSGQDNRQYICSASFYHHRATVNIQVEVMRQDEFLIMVAMICISSASAILLILAVALFFCCKRNNKKQYKEQESLSALTSLMLDPGSPEVKKPAATAGDKEYAQLTRYSIVIDIKSTV; via the exons GTTCAGGTGCGGAGCAGACCTTCGTGATCTCTCACAACGCCACGGCGCTCCTCGGGGAGGACGTGTACCTGAGCTGTAGATATCAGGGCGACAGTCAGATCCACAGCGGCAAGTGGAAGCGCCAGACCAATTCTAAAAGTAAACTCAAGCGCCTGGCGGGATTTCTGAACGGGAAACCCTTCAGCAACGATGACTTCTCAGACCCGGACTCTCCCACCAACCTCACGGTTCGGATGAAGGTGTCCAGCGTGGAGGCAGAGGGAGAGTACATCTGTGAATTTGAGTCTGAGGAAGAGTATTTCTATGAGAGTGTTTTCGTCACTGTATTAG CTCGGCCGGATATACAGGTCCAAGTGAAGGAGGAGACCATCAGTGACACCTCGTACCAGTCTGTGTCGTGCTCTGCGGTCGGTGGGAGGCCCACAGCTCAGATCAGCTGGTTGGTGGGCGGCCTTCCTCCCTCAGATCCCCCCTTCACTGTGAACCTGAGTGAAACTCCTCACTCAAACGGCACCTCCTCCCTGAGCAGCGTCCTCCGCTTCCCCACCCACTTACAGGACAGCGACACGGTGACATGTGCAGTCCAGCACCCAACCCTCCCAAACCCTGAACTCACCACAGTGAGGGTTGAAACATACG CAAAGCCAAATGTGACCATTAAAGCAGAGATGGTACAGCAAGGAGGAAATGATTTCTGGGTGGTCTCCTGCATTTCATCCGGAGGGAGACCCGGCACAGACGTCTCTCTGGCTTTGAACATGACTGAAGAGCTGCGGAGGGAGAACGACACAAACGGAGACGCGCAGAGACTCTCGGTGCATCTCCCTGCGACAGAGTACGAGGGTCAAAGTGTCACCTGTGTGTTTAAACATCCCAAATTTACACACGCGGAGTCAAGAGGCCTAACACTGCCAGCTTTTT ATCTGACTACGGGTCGGTTGCAATCAGAAGTGGGAAACGGCAGCGATGAATTCTTTGAGCTGCAAGAAGGAGAGACTGATATTGTCATTGACCTCGAGGTCAGAGGGAATGTGCCACGTTACAACGCCTCCTGCAAAAA AGATGACAAGCCTTTGCCTGACGGTGTGGAGCTGCTGGGCCGAAACTTCACAGTTCGGGGTCCTGTTGAGCATCAGCATGCCGGTCTGTATCAGTGTGACTTCTCTTATCATCACCTTAAAGCGACGCTGAGGCTTAATGTCACAGTCAAACCTCAGGATCTGCGGCCTG TTCCTCCCACGATCGGAGTTGAGCTGCGCAGCGAAGATGGACGCGTGGTGCTGGAGTGCGCAGCGGCAGATGCTGTTCCTGCAGCCAGTGTGACCTGGCTTCTTCCCGTGGGTCTCTCTGACGACCTTTGGTTCAGCTCCACATCTTATAATGGAAGCCACTCTGTCAGGGGAGTTTTGAACCTCCCGGCCTGTTCGCCCTGGGAGCTCACTGCGCAGTGCGTGATAAATCACCCAGCATTTGAGGAACCAGAGAACAGAAGCATAACCCTCCCTCTCTGCG CTCGCCCCAACATCACCGTCGGTGCCAGCGTGGCGTGGAGAGATGGTCACAAGTACACAAAGCTGCAGTGCTCTGCGATCAGCGTGGCCTCTGCTGCAACTATAAGCTGGCACACTGAAAACAACGACACCATCAGCCACATGATGGAGACTGAAGTCCAGGCCGAGGGTCTGGTACTGACCCGGAGCTCTGTGGATTTACTGTCCTCAGCGTACGCCGGTCAGAATCTGACCTGCCTGGTGCAGCACCCGAGTCTGGACACACCTGAAATAAGAACGATGAACATTCCTGAGCAGC AACCCTTGCAGCTGAGTGTGTCTGTGGTGAGACAGCAAGACTCCTCTCTCTGGCTGGCAGCGTGTGACTTCAGTGGGGAGGGCGTTGGGGAAAACCTTACCTGGGTCCTTCCTGAAAATGCCGGGGGAGAAACATCCCTGCGCACAGAATATGTAGGACACGTAATGAAAGTGAGACTGACTTATGAGTTTCCTCTGGCCTCTCACGAGGGGCAGGACCTGACCTGCGTGTACCGGTCTGAAGATGGGATCACGGAGAGGAGGACCGTTCACATCCCCACATACT ATATCTCCTCCCTGCGCATCCTGAATCACACGACTCCTCTGCAAAGCCGCTACGGGGATCAGCTGGTCATGCACAGAGTGGCCGTCCAAGAAAACCGTCACAACCAGAAAATACTGCTCCGGGTGGAAGGCAACGTGCCGGAGTACAGCCTGGACTGCAGAAGGTG GAGCGATGGCTCAATTGTTCCCATGGATGGGGCTGCGATGATCCTTCAGACTGACGTCTCAGGGCAGGACAACAGACAGTACATCTGCTCAGCTTCTTTCTACCACCACCGAGCCACGGTCAACATCCAGGTGGAAGTCATGAGACAGGACGAGTTCTTGA TCATGGTGGCCATGATCTGCATCTCTTCAGCTTCAgccatcctcctcatcctcgcCGTCGCCCTCTTCTTTTGCTG CAAGAGAAACAACAAGAAACAATACAAG GAGCAGGAGTCTCTCTCGGCCTTGACGTCTCTGATGTTGGACCCCGGCTCTCCTGAGGTCAAGAAGCCAGCAGCCACGGCGGGAGACAAGGAGTACGCTCAGCTGACCAGATACTCCATCGTCATTGACATCAAGAGCACAGTGTGA
- the si:ch211-149e23.4 gene encoding uncharacterized protein si:ch211-149e23.4 isoform X2 → MGCSWLLLLGLVLNVSHCLEIEGSGAEQTFVISHNATALLGEDVYLSCRYQGDSQIHSGKWKRQTNSKSKLKRLAGFLNGKPFSNDDFSDPDSPTNLTVRMKVSSVEAEGEYICEFESEEEYFYESVFVTVLARPDIQVQVKEETISDTSYQSVSCSAVGGRPTAQISWLVGGLPPSDPPFTVNLSETPHSNGTSSLSSVLRFPTHLQDSDTVTCAVQHPTLPNPELTTVRVETYAKPNVTIKAEMVQQGGNDFWVVSCISSGGRPGTDVSLALNMTEELRRENDTNGDAQRLSVHLPATEYEGQSVTCVFKHPKFTHAESRGLTLPAFYLTTGRLQSEVGNGSDEFFELQEGETDIVIDLEVRGNVPRYNASCKKDDKPLPDGVELLGRNFTVRGPVEHQHAGLYQCDFSYHHLKATLRLNVTVKPQDLRPVPPTIGVELRSEDGRVVLECAAADAVPAASVTWLLPVGLSDDLWFSSTSYNGSHSVRGVLNLPACSPWELTAQCVINHPAFEEPENRSITLPLCARPNITVGASVAWRDGHKYTKLQCSAISVASAATISWHTENNDTISHMMETEVQAEGLVLTRSSVDLLSSAYAGQNLTCLVQHPSLDTPEIRTMNIPEQQPLQLSVSVVRQQDSSLWLAACDFSGEGVGENLTWVLPENAGGETSLRTEYVGHVMKVRLTYEFPLASHEGQDLTCVYRSEDGITERRTVHIPTYYISSLRILNHTTPLQSRYGDQLVMHRVAVQENRHNQKILLRVEGNVPEYSLDCRRSDGSIVPMDGAAMILQTDVSGQDNRQYICSASFYHHRATVNIQVEVMRQDEFLIMVAMICISSASAILLILAVALFFCCKRNNKKQYKEQESLSALTSLMLDPGSPEVKKPAATAGDKEYAQLTRYSIVIDIKSTV, encoded by the exons GTTCAGGTGCGGAGCAGACCTTCGTGATCTCTCACAACGCCACGGCGCTCCTCGGGGAGGACGTGTACCTGAGCTGTAGATATCAGGGCGACAGTCAGATCCACAGCGGCAAGTGGAAGCGCCAGACCAATTCTAAAAGTAAACTCAAGCGCCTGGCGGGATTTCTGAACGGGAAACCCTTCAGCAACGATGACTTCTCAGACCCGGACTCTCCCACCAACCTCACGGTTCGGATGAAGGTGTCCAGCGTGGAGGCAGAGGGAGAGTACATCTGTGAATTTGAGTCTGAGGAAGAGTATTTCTATGAGAGTGTTTTCGTCACTGTATTAG CTCGGCCGGATATACAGGTCCAAGTGAAGGAGGAGACCATCAGTGACACCTCGTACCAGTCTGTGTCGTGCTCTGCGGTCGGTGGGAGGCCCACAGCTCAGATCAGCTGGTTGGTGGGCGGCCTTCCTCCCTCAGATCCCCCCTTCACTGTGAACCTGAGTGAAACTCCTCACTCAAACGGCACCTCCTCCCTGAGCAGCGTCCTCCGCTTCCCCACCCACTTACAGGACAGCGACACGGTGACATGTGCAGTCCAGCACCCAACCCTCCCAAACCCTGAACTCACCACAGTGAGGGTTGAAACATACG CAAAGCCAAATGTGACCATTAAAGCAGAGATGGTACAGCAAGGAGGAAATGATTTCTGGGTGGTCTCCTGCATTTCATCCGGAGGGAGACCCGGCACAGACGTCTCTCTGGCTTTGAACATGACTGAAGAGCTGCGGAGGGAGAACGACACAAACGGAGACGCGCAGAGACTCTCGGTGCATCTCCCTGCGACAGAGTACGAGGGTCAAAGTGTCACCTGTGTGTTTAAACATCCCAAATTTACACACGCGGAGTCAAGAGGCCTAACACTGCCAGCTTTTT ATCTGACTACGGGTCGGTTGCAATCAGAAGTGGGAAACGGCAGCGATGAATTCTTTGAGCTGCAAGAAGGAGAGACTGATATTGTCATTGACCTCGAGGTCAGAGGGAATGTGCCACGTTACAACGCCTCCTGCAAAAA AGATGACAAGCCTTTGCCTGACGGTGTGGAGCTGCTGGGCCGAAACTTCACAGTTCGGGGTCCTGTTGAGCATCAGCATGCCGGTCTGTATCAGTGTGACTTCTCTTATCATCACCTTAAAGCGACGCTGAGGCTTAATGTCACAGTCAAACCTCAGGATCTGCGGCCTG TTCCTCCCACGATCGGAGTTGAGCTGCGCAGCGAAGATGGACGCGTGGTGCTGGAGTGCGCAGCGGCAGATGCTGTTCCTGCAGCCAGTGTGACCTGGCTTCTTCCCGTGGGTCTCTCTGACGACCTTTGGTTCAGCTCCACATCTTATAATGGAAGCCACTCTGTCAGGGGAGTTTTGAACCTCCCGGCCTGTTCGCCCTGGGAGCTCACTGCGCAGTGCGTGATAAATCACCCAGCATTTGAGGAACCAGAGAACAGAAGCATAACCCTCCCTCTCTGCG CTCGCCCCAACATCACCGTCGGTGCCAGCGTGGCGTGGAGAGATGGTCACAAGTACACAAAGCTGCAGTGCTCTGCGATCAGCGTGGCCTCTGCTGCAACTATAAGCTGGCACACTGAAAACAACGACACCATCAGCCACATGATGGAGACTGAAGTCCAGGCCGAGGGTCTGGTACTGACCCGGAGCTCTGTGGATTTACTGTCCTCAGCGTACGCCGGTCAGAATCTGACCTGCCTGGTGCAGCACCCGAGTCTGGACACACCTGAAATAAGAACGATGAACATTCCTGAGCAGC AACCCTTGCAGCTGAGTGTGTCTGTGGTGAGACAGCAAGACTCCTCTCTCTGGCTGGCAGCGTGTGACTTCAGTGGGGAGGGCGTTGGGGAAAACCTTACCTGGGTCCTTCCTGAAAATGCCGGGGGAGAAACATCCCTGCGCACAGAATATGTAGGACACGTAATGAAAGTGAGACTGACTTATGAGTTTCCTCTGGCCTCTCACGAGGGGCAGGACCTGACCTGCGTGTACCGGTCTGAAGATGGGATCACGGAGAGGAGGACCGTTCACATCCCCACATACT ATATCTCCTCCCTGCGCATCCTGAATCACACGACTCCTCTGCAAAGCCGCTACGGGGATCAGCTGGTCATGCACAGAGTGGCCGTCCAAGAAAACCGTCACAACCAGAAAATACTGCTCCGGGTGGAAGGCAACGTGCCGGAGTACAGCCTGGACTGCAGAAG GAGCGATGGCTCAATTGTTCCCATGGATGGGGCTGCGATGATCCTTCAGACTGACGTCTCAGGGCAGGACAACAGACAGTACATCTGCTCAGCTTCTTTCTACCACCACCGAGCCACGGTCAACATCCAGGTGGAAGTCATGAGACAGGACGAGTTCTTGA TCATGGTGGCCATGATCTGCATCTCTTCAGCTTCAgccatcctcctcatcctcgcCGTCGCCCTCTTCTTTTGCTG CAAGAGAAACAACAAGAAACAATACAAG GAGCAGGAGTCTCTCTCGGCCTTGACGTCTCTGATGTTGGACCCCGGCTCTCCTGAGGTCAAGAAGCCAGCAGCCACGGCGGGAGACAAGGAGTACGCTCAGCTGACCAGATACTCCATCGTCATTGACATCAAGAGCACAGTGTGA